A single Denticeps clupeoides chromosome 7, fDenClu1.1, whole genome shotgun sequence DNA region contains:
- the LOC114794794 gene encoding slit homolog 2 protein-like yields MVSDRPTRLSPPAGAVMAPSGTLVRRMFCFAVLLPVLIPARSSRICSQLCRCYERSDLVDCRGRGFGAVPRGLPHGTWLLDLGDNVLTEIRAHAFAGLWSLRILVLSDSNIRKLHAQAFYSLSFLEKMDISRNVLSQLPADFSQGLTSVRELRLDHNTLHALQPPSLEHLENLEKLDLSHNRIQHLEPGAFWGLTRLRHLYLHGNQLAVLHEGRLTMLPVLEVLLLGNNNISSIDTEALAPLHSLSVLGLEANRLEHLKFKTFLNLHTASTHLQLAGNPWNCDCDLHRVFSKILSVRHLHVDDYRNVTCSGPSQLAGAFLAGVDSQLCMAETATVLVITGTVLVTVIGALVMAERNRKNKRSCSGAQAHEKYSG; encoded by the exons ATGGTTTCGGACAGGCCTACTCGCCTCTCACCTCCAGCAGGAGCTGTGATGGCGCCCAGCGGCACCCTGGTCAGGAGGATGTTCTGCTTTGCCGTGCTGCTGCCGGTGCTCATCCCGGCCAGAAGCTCCAGAATTTGCTCGCAGCTGTGCCGGTGTTACGAGCGCTCGGACCTGGTGGACTGCAGGGGCCGGGGGTTTGGCGCCGTACCCCGCGGCCTCCCCCACGGGACCTGGCTCCTGGACCTGGGGGACAACGTTCTGACGGAGATTAGGGCGCACGCTTTCGCTGGACTGTGGTCGTTGCGCATCTTGGTGCTTTCTGACAGCAACATTCGAAAGCTGCATGCACAG GCCTTCtactctctctccttccttgAGAAGATGGATATAAGCCGAAATGTGCTGTCTCAATTGCCTGCTGACTTCTCCCAGGGCTTGACTTCAGTGAGGGAACTCCGACTGGATCATAACACCCTACATGCACTGCAGCCCCCCAGTCTGGAGCACCTGGAaaacctggagaagctggacctGAGCCACAACCGCATCCAGCATCTGGAGCCCGGTGCCTTCTGGGGCTTGACGCGGCTGCGGCACCTTTACCTACACGGCAACCAGCTGGCCGTGCTCCACGAGGGACGTTTGACCATGCTGCCTGTTTTGGAAGTGCTGCTGCTGGGCAACAATAACATCTCCAGCATCGACACAGAAGCACTGGCCCCACTGCACAGCCTTTCCGTTCTGGGCCTGGAGGCCAACCGCCTGGAGCACCTGAAGTTCAAGACGTTCCTGAATCTCCACACCGCCAGCACTCACCTGCAGTTGGCGGGGAACCCGTGGAACTGCGACTGCGACCTGCACCGTGTCTTCAGCAAGATCCTGAGCGTGCGGCACTTGCACGTGGACGACTATCGCAACGTGACCTGCAGTGGGCCTTCACAGCTCGCCGGGGCCTTCCTGGCTGGGGTGGACAGCCAGCTGTGCATGGCCGAGACGGCGACGGTGCTGGTCATCACCGGCACAGTGCTGGTGACGGTCATTGGTGCCCTTGTGATGGCGGAACGCAATCGCAAGAACAAGAGAAGCTGCTCCGGGGCTCAAGCCCACGAGAAGTATTCAGGGTGA